Proteins from a genomic interval of Rhodothermus marinus:
- a CDS encoding class II fumarate hydratase, whose amino-acid sequence MAQAYRIERDSLGEVRVPADALYGAQTQRAVENFPVSGLRFPRRFIEALGIVKLAAARANRELGLLPPEKAEAIEKAAQRVISGELDDQFVVDIFQTGSGTSTNMNANEVIANLATEMLGGERGSKLVHPNDDVNMSQSSNDVIPTAMHIAARVALENELIPALLRLRTSLQEKAEQFDDVIKSGRTHLMDATPVRLGQEFGGYASQIDHAIRRLRTVSHELSELALGGTATGTGINRHPEFPARAIEHISDLTGLPFREAENHFEAQGSKDAYVSVSGALNTLAVALMKIANDIRWMASGPTSGLAEIRLPAVQPGSSIMPGKVNPVHCEMMMMICARVMGNHLTITIGGQHGNFELNTMMPVMAYAMLESIQILTNGCEAFRTRCIDGIEADRERCRQLLELNPAIATALNPIIGYDKAAEVAKKAAAERKSVREVVKEMGLLSDEELDRVLNVREMTEPGIARH is encoded by the coding sequence ATGGCACAGGCTTATCGCATTGAACGCGACTCGCTCGGCGAGGTGCGTGTCCCGGCTGACGCGCTCTACGGCGCCCAGACGCAACGCGCCGTCGAGAACTTTCCGGTCAGCGGGCTGCGCTTTCCGCGTCGCTTTATCGAGGCACTGGGCATCGTCAAGCTGGCAGCCGCCCGCGCCAACCGGGAGCTGGGCCTGCTGCCACCAGAAAAGGCCGAAGCCATCGAAAAAGCCGCCCAGCGGGTGATCAGCGGCGAGCTGGATGATCAGTTCGTCGTGGACATCTTCCAGACCGGCAGCGGCACCTCGACGAACATGAATGCCAACGAGGTGATCGCTAACCTGGCCACCGAAATGCTGGGCGGCGAGCGGGGTAGCAAGCTCGTGCACCCGAACGACGACGTAAACATGTCCCAGTCGTCGAACGACGTAATTCCCACGGCCATGCACATTGCCGCCCGCGTGGCCCTGGAAAACGAGCTGATTCCGGCCCTGCTCCGGCTGCGCACCAGCTTGCAGGAAAAGGCCGAGCAGTTCGACGACGTGATCAAAAGCGGCCGCACGCACCTGATGGACGCCACGCCCGTGCGGCTCGGACAGGAGTTCGGCGGCTATGCATCCCAGATCGACCATGCCATCCGGCGGCTGCGCACCGTTTCACACGAACTGTCGGAGCTGGCGCTGGGCGGCACGGCCACCGGCACGGGCATCAACCGCCATCCGGAATTCCCCGCGCGCGCCATCGAACACATCAGCGACCTGACCGGCCTGCCCTTCCGGGAAGCCGAAAACCACTTCGAGGCCCAGGGCAGCAAAGACGCCTACGTGTCGGTCTCCGGCGCGCTCAACACACTGGCCGTCGCGTTGATGAAAATCGCCAACGACATCCGCTGGATGGCCAGTGGTCCGACCAGCGGCCTGGCCGAAATCCGCCTGCCCGCCGTGCAGCCGGGCTCGTCAATCATGCCGGGCAAGGTCAACCCCGTGCATTGCGAGATGATGATGATGATCTGCGCCCGCGTGATGGGCAATCATCTGACGATCACCATCGGCGGCCAGCACGGCAACTTCGAGCTCAACACGATGATGCCCGTCATGGCCTACGCCATGCTCGAAAGCATCCAGATTCTGACCAACGGCTGCGAGGCCTTCCGCACGCGCTGCATCGACGGGATCGAGGCGGATCGGGAACGCTGCCGCCAGCTGCTGGAGCTGAATCCGGCCATCGCCACCGCCCTGAATCCCATTATCGGCTACGACAAGGCTGCCGAGGTGGCCAAAAAGGCGGCGGCCGAGCGCAAGTCGGTCCGGGAGGTCGTCAAAGAAATGGGATTGCTCTCGGACGAAGAGCTCGACCGCGTGCTGAACGTCCGCGAAATGACCGAGCCGGGCATCGCCCGCCACTGA
- the panC gene encoding pantoate--beta-alanine ligase: protein MEVIRTVREMQAHADARRREGRRLALVPTMGALHEGHLALVRTARAHADHVTVSIFVNPTQFGPNEDYARYPRQLEKDVAALEALEVDVVFAPTVEEMYPDGPEANLTWVYVEKLDAHLCGRYRPGHFRGVTTIVAKLFNICKPHVAVFGLKDAQQFQIIRRMVRDLHYDIELIGVPTVREPDGLALSSRNTYLSPEERKQAVVLSQAVEAARRAIEAGEQRPEAIVEAMRQILARAPLARVQYAEVVDAETLQPVTRIRPGQRVLAGVAVFFGDTRLIDSVFVEAPGA, encoded by the coding sequence ATGGAAGTCATCCGAACAGTTCGGGAGATGCAGGCGCACGCCGACGCCCGGCGTCGGGAAGGGCGGCGTCTGGCGCTGGTGCCCACCATGGGGGCGTTGCACGAGGGACATCTGGCGTTGGTGCGTACGGCCCGCGCGCATGCCGACCATGTGACCGTCTCGATCTTTGTCAACCCGACGCAGTTCGGTCCCAACGAAGACTACGCCCGCTATCCACGCCAGCTCGAAAAGGACGTGGCGGCGCTGGAAGCGCTTGAGGTAGACGTAGTCTTTGCGCCGACCGTCGAGGAAATGTATCCGGACGGACCCGAAGCGAACCTGACCTGGGTTTATGTGGAAAAGCTCGACGCGCACCTGTGTGGCCGCTACCGGCCCGGACACTTCCGGGGCGTGACCACGATCGTGGCCAAACTGTTCAACATCTGCAAGCCCCATGTGGCGGTTTTCGGGCTGAAGGACGCGCAGCAGTTTCAGATCATCCGGCGCATGGTGCGCGACCTGCACTACGACATCGAGTTGATCGGGGTGCCGACGGTGCGGGAGCCCGACGGGCTGGCGCTCTCCTCGCGCAACACGTACCTGAGTCCGGAAGAGCGGAAGCAGGCTGTGGTGCTCTCGCAGGCCGTGGAAGCGGCCCGGCGGGCCATCGAGGCAGGGGAACAGCGCCCGGAGGCCATTGTTGAAGCGATGCGTCAGATTCTGGCCCGGGCGCCGCTGGCGCGGGTGCAGTATGCGGAGGTTGTCGACGCCGAGACGCTGCAGCCGGTCACGCGTATTCGTCCGGGACAGCGCGTGCTGGCCGGCGTGGCCGTCTTTTTTGGAGACACCCGCCTGATCGACAGTGTCTTTGTGGAAGCTCCCGGAGCTTGA
- the panD gene encoding aspartate 1-decarboxylase, translating to MTITMFRAKLHGLRVTEADLYYEGSITIDQELLELAGILPYEKVQVVNVNNGARLETYTLPGERGSRVVCLNGPAARMAARGDQVLVIAYAQMTPEEARKHRARVVLFDEGNEPKQTLELSVEEALAAPSEAGTV from the coding sequence ATGACGATCACTATGTTTCGGGCGAAGCTGCATGGGCTTCGCGTCACGGAAGCGGATCTCTATTACGAAGGGTCGATCACGATTGATCAGGAGCTGCTCGAGCTGGCCGGTATCCTGCCTTACGAAAAGGTCCAGGTGGTCAACGTCAACAACGGCGCCCGGCTGGAGACCTACACGTTGCCCGGCGAACGGGGAAGCCGGGTGGTGTGCCTGAACGGACCGGCCGCCCGTATGGCGGCGCGAGGCGATCAGGTGCTGGTGATCGCCTATGCGCAGATGACGCCTGAAGAGGCCCGCAAACACCGGGCGCGTGTGGTGCTGTTCGACGAAGGCAACGAACCCAAACAGACGCTGGAGCTTTCTGTCGAGGAGGCGCTGGCCGCTCCATCCGAAGCCGGCACGGTATGA
- a CDS encoding WG repeat-containing protein: protein MMRVAIAFLSLLFVAGTVRAQTEALLPVATTAGYGFVTPEGETAIAPRFERVLAFSEGRAAARLDGQWGFIDTTGHWVVPPQYEQVFAYQNGYARVRKDGRWGFVDREGREVVGPAYEAVQDFAYGLAPVAVIQKMLGVMRRTRWGFINARGEMVIPPQFTRALAFSEGLAAVEVGTQTLMVTTGRKWGFIDTTGQWVIPPRFSSARNFSEGLALVREGNRTLFIDRAGKPVFEVPYRQVYSFSEGRARVSDGTAWGFIDRTGELVIPLRFEQALDFSEGLAAVRVEGRWGYIDREGNLIIPPRFEQAHAFQHGVALVVENGRLLYIDLGGRVRWQSPSP from the coding sequence ATGATGCGCGTTGCGATCGCTTTTCTGAGTCTGCTCTTTGTTGCCGGAACGGTTCGTGCCCAGACCGAGGCGCTGCTCCCGGTGGCCACCACAGCGGGCTATGGCTTTGTCACGCCGGAGGGCGAGACGGCCATTGCGCCCCGGTTCGAGCGTGTGCTGGCCTTTTCGGAAGGAAGGGCGGCCGCCCGACTCGACGGCCAGTGGGGCTTCATCGATACGACCGGCCACTGGGTCGTTCCGCCGCAGTACGAGCAGGTCTTTGCGTATCAGAACGGCTATGCCCGCGTGCGCAAAGACGGCCGCTGGGGCTTTGTCGATCGGGAGGGGCGCGAGGTAGTGGGGCCCGCCTACGAGGCCGTTCAGGACTTCGCCTATGGGCTGGCGCCGGTGGCGGTGATCCAGAAGATGCTTGGCGTGATGCGGCGCACGCGCTGGGGGTTCATTAACGCCCGGGGAGAGATGGTCATCCCGCCGCAGTTCACCCGGGCGCTGGCCTTCAGCGAGGGGCTGGCCGCCGTCGAGGTGGGCACGCAGACGCTGATGGTGACGACCGGCCGCAAATGGGGCTTCATCGACACGACGGGTCAGTGGGTCATCCCGCCTCGGTTTTCGTCGGCACGGAATTTTTCGGAAGGCCTGGCGCTGGTGCGCGAGGGAAATCGCACGCTGTTCATCGACCGAGCGGGCAAACCGGTCTTCGAAGTGCCGTACCGGCAGGTTTACAGCTTTTCGGAAGGACGCGCCCGCGTCTCGGACGGCACCGCCTGGGGCTTCATCGATCGCACCGGGGAGCTGGTCATTCCGCTACGCTTCGAGCAGGCGCTGGACTTCTCCGAAGGGCTAGCGGCCGTACGGGTGGAGGGCCGCTGGGGATACATCGACCGCGAAGGCAATCTGATCATTCCGCCGCGCTTCGAGCAGGCGCACGCCTTTCAGCACGGTGTGGCGCTCGTGGTCGAAAACGGTCGGCTGCTGTACATCGACCTGGGCGGCCGTGTGCGCTGGCAGAGCCCCTCCCCTTGA
- a CDS encoding 3-hydroxybutyryl-CoA dehydrogenase, which produces MEISTLAVVGAGTMGQGIAHVAALYGRTVRLVDVSEEVLQRALQTIAHNLERQVRKERITAAQKEEALGRITPATDLEAAVADVQLVIEAVPENPELKAQVFERLDRAAPPEAILASNTSSISITWLGARTQRPARVIGMHFFNPVPVMQLVEIVRGLETSDATYETIYRLAEALGKTPVTVNDAPGFVSNRVLMPMINEAIYCVMEGVASPEDVDQVMKLGMNHPMGPLALADLIGLDVCLGIMEVLHRELGEDKYRPCPLLRKMVAAGRLGRKTGRGFYEYASN; this is translated from the coding sequence ATGGAAATTTCGACGCTTGCCGTAGTCGGCGCCGGCACGATGGGGCAGGGGATCGCCCATGTGGCGGCGCTTTATGGCCGGACGGTTCGGCTGGTGGATGTGTCGGAAGAAGTGCTGCAGCGGGCGCTTCAGACGATCGCGCATAACCTGGAGCGGCAGGTCAGAAAGGAACGCATCACGGCGGCGCAGAAAGAAGAAGCGCTCGGGCGCATCACGCCCGCAACCGATCTGGAGGCCGCCGTGGCCGACGTGCAACTGGTGATCGAGGCGGTTCCGGAAAATCCAGAGCTGAAGGCGCAGGTGTTCGAACGGCTGGACCGTGCAGCCCCGCCGGAAGCTATCCTGGCTTCCAACACATCGTCGATTTCCATTACCTGGCTGGGAGCCCGGACGCAGCGCCCGGCCCGGGTAATCGGCATGCACTTTTTCAATCCGGTGCCGGTCATGCAACTGGTAGAGATCGTCCGGGGACTGGAAACGAGCGATGCCACCTACGAGACGATCTACCGTCTGGCCGAGGCGCTGGGCAAAACCCCGGTAACCGTCAACGATGCACCGGGGTTTGTTTCGAACCGGGTGTTGATGCCCATGATCAACGAGGCCATCTACTGTGTGATGGAGGGCGTGGCCTCGCCGGAAGATGTGGACCAGGTTATGAAGCTGGGCATGAACCACCCAATGGGACCGCTGGCGCTGGCCGACCTGATCGGGCTGGACGTGTGCCTGGGCATCATGGAAGTGCTGCACCGGGAACTGGGCGAAGACAAATACCGTCCCTGCCCGCTGCTCCGAAAGATGGTCGCGGCCGGACGTCTGGGACGTAAGACCGGCCGCGGCTTTTACGAGTATGCGTCCAACTGA
- a CDS encoding PhoH family protein: MAEKRLTIEHPSPVLLFGLGDVHLRKLEAAFPEAQFVARGNQLLLRGEAETLDRIERAIRELIALLNRHGQLTERDVDTVLALFTTGDGAGATPTPADDVILFTTSGVPVRAKTPNQRRLIEMARTNDIVFAIGPAGTGKTYTAVALAVAALKARQVKRIVLSRPAVEAGERLGFLPGDFREKVDPYLRPLYDALEDMLPRERLRALMEQNVIEIVPLAYMRGRTLNSAFVILDEAQNATTQQMKMFLTRLGANSRAIVTGDITQTDLPSPERSGLVEVRHVLEGVEGIAFVYFDREDVVRHRLVKDIIEAYERFAQREQNGGASAKTD; this comes from the coding sequence TTGGCCGAAAAGCGACTGACGATCGAACACCCCAGCCCGGTGCTGCTCTTCGGGTTGGGCGACGTTCACCTGCGCAAGCTGGAGGCGGCTTTTCCGGAAGCGCAGTTCGTTGCACGTGGCAACCAGTTGCTGCTGCGGGGCGAAGCGGAGACGTTGGATCGCATCGAACGGGCCATTCGCGAACTGATCGCCCTGCTCAACCGGCACGGACAGCTCACCGAGCGGGACGTCGACACCGTGCTGGCGCTTTTCACCACGGGCGATGGCGCAGGTGCCACCCCCACCCCTGCCGACGATGTCATTCTGTTCACTACGTCCGGGGTGCCGGTACGCGCCAAGACGCCCAATCAGCGCCGGCTGATCGAGATGGCCCGCACAAACGACATCGTCTTCGCCATCGGTCCCGCTGGAACCGGCAAAACCTACACGGCCGTGGCGCTGGCCGTAGCCGCGCTGAAAGCCCGCCAGGTCAAGCGCATCGTGCTGTCGCGGCCGGCCGTCGAGGCCGGCGAGCGCCTGGGCTTTCTGCCCGGCGACTTCCGCGAGAAGGTCGATCCCTATCTGCGGCCACTTTACGACGCGCTGGAAGACATGCTACCGCGTGAGCGCCTGCGCGCGCTCATGGAGCAGAACGTAATCGAGATTGTGCCTCTGGCTTACATGCGCGGCCGCACGCTCAACTCGGCCTTCGTCATCCTGGACGAAGCCCAGAACGCCACTACCCAGCAGATGAAGATGTTTCTGACGCGGCTGGGGGCCAATAGCCGGGCCATCGTCACCGGCGACATCACCCAGACCGACCTGCCCAGTCCGGAGCGTAGCGGCCTGGTCGAAGTGCGGCACGTGCTCGAAGGCGTCGAAGGCATCGCCTTCGTCTACTTCGACCGAGAGGACGTCGTCCGCCACCGCCTGGTCAAAGACATCATCGAAGCCTACGAACGCTTCGCCCAGCGCGAGCAGAACGGCGGCGCGTCCGCTAAGACAGATTGA
- the dapF gene encoding diaminopimelate epimerase, which translates to MPKTLVLEFTKMNGAGNDFVVLDNRFYAFSDEELAELARRYCRRRFGIGADGLLALAPPRQPATHYRMRYFNADGSLGTMCGNGARCLARFARLAGIRDNPIRFETDAGIYRAEVPDDPQAPVRLYLPPAGTYEPNPRLATPLNTQFESVAFIWTGTEHLVCFVPSVEDVPVAEWGPRLRHDPALQPRGANVDFVEVVGEAQGRSVLRARTYEKGVEAETLACGTGAVAAALVAWRQGRVRQLPIAVHMPGGVLTVGFRPEDDGETELFLEGPAEVVFRGTVEVPMPLVPSG; encoded by the coding sequence ATGCCGAAGACCCTGGTCCTTGAGTTCACCAAGATGAACGGTGCCGGGAACGACTTTGTCGTCCTGGACAACCGGTTCTATGCCTTCTCGGACGAAGAGCTGGCCGAGCTGGCCCGGCGCTACTGCCGCCGGCGTTTCGGTATCGGCGCTGATGGATTGCTGGCGCTGGCACCACCCCGGCAGCCGGCGACGCACTACCGGATGCGGTACTTCAACGCGGACGGCAGCCTGGGTACCATGTGCGGCAACGGGGCCCGCTGCCTGGCCCGGTTTGCCCGTCTGGCCGGCATCCGCGACAACCCGATTCGGTTCGAGACGGACGCCGGCATTTACCGGGCCGAGGTGCCCGACGACCCGCAGGCACCGGTGCGGCTCTACCTGCCCCCGGCCGGTACCTACGAGCCGAACCCCCGTCTGGCAACTCCCCTGAATACTCAGTTTGAATCGGTAGCCTTTATCTGGACAGGCACGGAGCATCTGGTCTGCTTTGTGCCCTCCGTGGAGGACGTGCCGGTGGCCGAATGGGGGCCCCGACTCCGGCATGATCCGGCCCTGCAGCCCCGGGGTGCCAACGTGGATTTCGTCGAGGTGGTAGGCGAGGCGCAGGGACGCAGTGTTCTGCGCGCACGCACCTACGAAAAGGGCGTTGAGGCCGAGACGCTGGCCTGTGGCACGGGGGCCGTGGCCGCCGCCCTGGTCGCCTGGCGACAGGGGCGGGTGCGGCAGCTCCCGATCGCGGTGCACATGCCGGGAGGCGTGCTGACCGTGGGTTTCCGGCCGGAAGACGACGGCGAAACGGAGCTGTTTCTGGAAGGACCGGCGGAGGTCGTCTTCCGGGGCACCGTCGAGGTCCCGATGCCGCTCGTGCCTTCGGGGTGA
- a CDS encoding peptidylprolyl isomerase: MGVMNKLRENTGVILWILVISFGIIWVLQDSGAFDVVGRTGDTIAEVNGDPISYQEYVRAVEAQMQAYQQQTGEAPTPQMSDLIREQVFNALVEERLRQQAMERLGITVTDDEVVQMVLGDNPHPIIKAYFGDENGNVNRALLQNFIDNPAAREDWIRLEEYLRAERARQKLEQLLLATVHVSDQEVEEEYRRRTLRADARYVALRYAEVPDDSVSVTESDLRRYYNEHRDDFKRKRTYRVAYVTLPKNPTAEDTLQVLEELNRLKERFAQTENDSLFLARYASERPFTDAFFRRDELDPALGDVVFDDPQPGKVVGPVVSGGLAHLIKIRAVRPSEETVIRARHILIRAPEGDAEARRQAHQEALELKRQLEQGADFATLAREHSDDPGSARQGGDLGWFGRGRMVEPFEKAAFSAPIGRVVGPVETRFGYHLIEVTGRSSVEVQIADLAMRLAPSLATLNRIQERMEDLAYYAEESGDFEGEAQRMGLQVQEMRVEEDQQFLPGIGQSRAILNFLAGADEGDVSQVIELDDRFIVLQLVEVIPKGYRSFEEVREEIRPRVLLEKKKEVQVARMRRALQQHGFDGLAEALGTTVQTVTQLSYNQTLIPGLGREPRFIGTVFGLQEGTTSGVVEGDNAAFVVQLTKLYEPPPLGEQMREQIRQQLLNQRRQQVLTQWLAALREQADIKDYRRRFEL, encoded by the coding sequence ATGGGTGTGATGAACAAACTCCGGGAGAACACCGGAGTCATTCTGTGGATTCTGGTGATCTCCTTCGGCATCATCTGGGTGCTGCAGGATTCGGGCGCGTTCGACGTGGTCGGGCGCACCGGGGATACCATCGCCGAGGTCAATGGCGATCCCATCTCGTATCAGGAGTACGTCCGGGCCGTCGAGGCCCAGATGCAGGCCTATCAGCAGCAGACGGGCGAGGCGCCGACGCCTCAGATGAGCGACCTGATCCGCGAGCAGGTCTTCAACGCGCTCGTCGAGGAGCGCCTGCGCCAGCAGGCCATGGAGCGCCTGGGCATCACCGTGACCGACGACGAAGTCGTGCAGATGGTGCTGGGCGACAACCCCCACCCCATCATCAAAGCTTACTTCGGCGACGAAAACGGCAACGTCAACCGGGCGCTGCTCCAGAACTTCATCGACAATCCGGCCGCCCGTGAAGACTGGATCCGGCTGGAAGAATACCTGCGGGCCGAGCGTGCCCGTCAGAAGCTGGAGCAGCTTCTGCTGGCGACCGTTCACGTCTCCGACCAGGAAGTGGAAGAAGAATATCGGCGGCGCACGCTCCGGGCCGACGCGCGCTACGTCGCGCTTCGCTACGCCGAAGTGCCGGACGACTCCGTCTCGGTCACCGAGAGCGACCTGCGCCGTTACTACAACGAGCACCGGGACGATTTCAAGCGCAAGCGTACCTACCGGGTCGCCTACGTTACCCTGCCCAAGAATCCTACCGCCGAGGATACCTTACAGGTGCTGGAAGAGCTGAACCGGCTCAAGGAACGCTTTGCGCAGACCGAAAACGACTCGCTCTTTCTGGCCCGCTACGCGTCGGAGCGTCCCTTCACGGACGCCTTCTTCCGCCGGGATGAGCTGGATCCTGCCCTCGGTGACGTCGTCTTCGACGACCCGCAGCCGGGCAAAGTGGTGGGGCCGGTCGTATCCGGTGGCCTGGCCCACCTGATCAAGATCCGGGCGGTGCGGCCTTCGGAGGAAACCGTCATTCGGGCGCGGCACATCCTGATCCGGGCACCGGAAGGCGACGCAGAAGCCCGCCGGCAGGCGCATCAGGAAGCGCTGGAACTGAAGCGCCAGCTGGAACAGGGCGCCGACTTTGCCACGCTGGCCCGTGAGCATTCCGACGACCCCGGCAGCGCCCGGCAAGGCGGTGACCTGGGCTGGTTCGGTCGTGGCCGCATGGTCGAACCCTTCGAAAAGGCGGCCTTTTCGGCGCCGATCGGCCGGGTGGTGGGACCGGTCGAAACCCGCTTCGGCTATCATCTGATCGAAGTGACGGGCCGCTCCAGCGTGGAAGTCCAGATCGCCGACCTGGCCATGCGCCTGGCGCCCTCGCTGGCCACGCTCAACCGCATCCAGGAACGCATGGAAGACCTGGCCTACTACGCCGAGGAGTCCGGTGATTTTGAGGGCGAGGCGCAGCGCATGGGATTGCAGGTGCAGGAAATGCGCGTTGAAGAAGACCAGCAGTTCCTGCCCGGCATCGGCCAGAGCCGGGCTATTCTGAACTTTCTGGCCGGTGCCGACGAAGGCGACGTCAGCCAGGTGATCGAGCTGGACGACCGCTTCATCGTGCTGCAGCTCGTCGAGGTGATCCCCAAAGGGTATCGCTCCTTCGAGGAAGTGCGCGAGGAGATCCGCCCGCGTGTGTTGCTGGAGAAGAAGAAAGAGGTGCAGGTGGCGCGTATGCGCCGGGCCCTTCAGCAGCACGGCTTCGACGGCCTGGCCGAAGCGCTCGGCACCACGGTGCAGACCGTCACCCAGCTCAGCTACAACCAGACGCTGATCCCCGGGCTGGGCCGTGAGCCGCGCTTCATCGGCACGGTGTTCGGCCTGCAGGAAGGCACAACGTCCGGCGTCGTCGAAGGCGACAACGCGGCCTTCGTAGTACAGCTCACGAAGCTCTACGAGCCACCGCCACTGGGCGAACAGATGCGGGAGCAGATCCGACAGCAGCTGCTCAACCAGCGGCGCCAGCAGGTGCTGACGCAATGGCTGGCCGCGCTGCGCGAGCAGGCCGACATCAAGGACTATCGACGTCGGTTTGAACTGTAA
- a CDS encoding sigma-70 family RNA polymerase sigma factor: MKYDLQRLVEQYVADPSSANREAVVLAAVPLVRSMVGRLSVPDHPLVTREDLENVGLMGLLQALDSYDPERGTPFVSYAYGRIRGALVDYLRSIDALPRERRRKLAELQQAIETLRQTLGGEPEDQDVADYLGISLQEYYTLLTDAQRRFALSLQETVGEDGDQSVLETIPNEDAEKQLEDIDRASLIEYVTKLIQRLPEREQNILALYYYENLTLREIAQLLGLTEARISQILGKTLLTLRTELQRVRSRVA; this comes from the coding sequence ATGAAATACGATCTGCAACGCCTCGTTGAGCAGTATGTGGCCGATCCTTCGTCGGCCAACCGCGAGGCCGTCGTGCTGGCAGCCGTCCCGCTGGTACGCTCCATGGTCGGACGTCTGAGCGTGCCCGATCACCCGCTCGTCACCCGTGAGGACCTGGAAAACGTGGGCCTCATGGGGCTGCTCCAGGCACTCGATAGCTACGATCCGGAACGCGGCACCCCCTTCGTTTCCTATGCTTACGGGCGCATCCGCGGAGCTCTCGTCGATTACCTGCGCTCGATCGACGCCCTGCCCCGCGAGCGCCGCCGCAAACTTGCCGAGCTGCAACAGGCCATCGAAACGCTCCGCCAGACGCTCGGCGGCGAACCCGAGGATCAGGATGTGGCCGACTACCTCGGCATCTCCCTTCAGGAATACTACACGCTGCTGACCGACGCCCAGCGGCGCTTTGCGCTTTCCCTGCAGGAAACCGTCGGCGAAGACGGCGACCAGAGCGTGCTGGAGACCATCCCCAACGAGGACGCCGAAAAGCAACTCGAAGACATCGACCGCGCTTCGCTGATCGAGTACGTCACCAAACTCATCCAGCGCCTTCCCGAACGCGAGCAGAACATTCTGGCCCTCTACTACTACGAAAACCTGACGCTGCGCGAAATCGCCCAGCTGCTCGGACTCACCGAAGCGCGCATCTCGCAGATCCTGGGGAAAACCCTGCTGACGCTGCGCACCGAGCTGCAGCGCGTCCGCTCCCGCGTGGCCTGA
- a CDS encoding MinD/ParA family ATP-binding protein: MKRRSTVVAIVSGKGGVGKSVTAVNLAETLAVMGERVALLDADFGQGACGILLNETPPASVLDLALGRVEPDEVLHPTRSGFTLVHAVAEAGQADGHQEALYRTLDWLLKELRHTHTFVLIDTPAGTEGPVRWALDRAHLGLLVIAGEPTAIADAYRLCKLLWQRAPHYPLGCVVNFADTEAEARSVADRFAELTHHFLHHQPMYLGWVPFSVQMRQSVHRQQPAVQSPGPVRNAFQRLAEALVRGTVEQTASCPTS; encoded by the coding sequence ATGAAACGTCGTTCCACGGTTGTCGCCATCGTCAGCGGGAAAGGTGGCGTGGGCAAAAGCGTCACCGCCGTCAACCTGGCCGAAACGCTGGCCGTGATGGGCGAGCGCGTGGCGCTGCTCGACGCCGACTTCGGACAGGGAGCCTGCGGCATCCTGCTCAACGAAACGCCCCCGGCCAGCGTGCTGGACCTGGCCCTCGGGCGGGTCGAACCGGACGAAGTACTGCATCCGACCCGCTCGGGCTTCACGCTGGTGCATGCCGTGGCCGAAGCCGGCCAGGCCGACGGCCATCAGGAGGCGCTCTACCGGACGCTCGACTGGCTGCTGAAAGAACTGCGCCACACCCACACGTTCGTGCTGATCGACACGCCGGCCGGCACCGAAGGACCGGTGCGCTGGGCGCTCGACCGCGCCCACCTGGGCCTGCTGGTCATCGCAGGGGAGCCCACGGCCATTGCCGACGCCTACCGCCTCTGCAAGCTGCTCTGGCAACGCGCCCCCCACTATCCACTGGGCTGCGTGGTCAACTTTGCCGACACCGAGGCCGAAGCCCGGAGCGTGGCCGACCGCTTTGCCGAACTCACCCACCACTTTCTGCACCACCAGCCGATGTACCTGGGCTGGGTACCTTTTTCCGTCCAGATGCGGCAAAGCGTACACCGTCAGCAGCCGGCCGTGCAGTCGCCTGGCCCCGTACGCAACGCCTTTCAGCGGCTGGCCGAGGCGCTTGTACGCGGCACCGTTGAACAAACCGCCTCCTGCCCTACCTCCTGA